AGGACATCGTGTTTCACAAAGCCGCTGCGGTGGGCATGGGCCAGTCGCAATATCAGATTAAACATTACGTCGATGTAAACACTGGCGGCACGGCGAACCTGCTCGACCTGTTGGCGAACACAAAACACAACATCCAAAAAATGATCGTCGCTGCGTCGCAATCCAGCTACGGCGAAGGCTTGTGCGCGTGTCCCGTACACGGCGTGTGTAAGCCCGGCTTTCGCGGCGAAGAACAACTCGCTGACAATCGCTGGGAGCACGAATGTCCGGTTTGCGGCGCGGTGATGAAGGCCGTGCCGACCACGGAAGCCACTTCGATGGATTGCAAGGCGATCTATGCCATCACCAAGCGCGACCAGGAAGATATGACGCTCAGCATCGGCGAGACCTATGACCTGCCGGTGGTTGCGCTGCGCTATTTCAACGTATTCGGCCCGCGCCAGTCGCTGTCGAACCCTTACACCGGCGTGATGGCGATTTTTATGAGCCGCCTCGCCAACCAGAAGTCGCCAGTCATTTATGAAGACGGCGAACAATCGCGTGACTTTATTTCCGTGCATGACATTGTGCAGGCCA
This Candidatus Hinthialibacter antarcticus DNA region includes the following protein-coding sequences:
- a CDS encoding NAD-dependent epimerase/dehydratase family protein — translated: MKVLVTGGAGFIGSSIVDELIVRGHQVRIFDALDPQVHPGGETPDYLNPDAEFIQGDVRDKDALEKALQGQDIVFHKAAAVGMGQSQYQIKHYVDVNTGGTANLLDLLANTKHNIQKMIVAASQSSYGEGLCACPVHGVCKPGFRGEEQLADNRWEHECPVCGAVMKAVPTTEATSMDCKAIYAITKRDQEDMTLSIGETYDLPVVALRYFNVFGPRQSLSNPYTGVMAIFMSRLANQKSPVIYEDGEQSRDFISVHDIVQANLLAMEKDEANYQVFNVGTGVPTSIADISRTLARIYESDVEPEITCKYRKGDTRHCYADISKITNALGFKPSVSLEDGMREIIEWSRTTTAEDRFDEAAKELSRRGLA